In a genomic window of Halobiforma lacisalsi AJ5:
- a CDS encoding helix-turn-helix transcriptional regulator translates to MDLSALHGKHLGAAAVFVAAIFVLATQLITPSPVMVSVGENGTETTQLGQYFTYTDVAIIAVAASLLGASGTYLFLLESFTTAATAGSSGRSVERTENRSSPTAQPRTTERTAVTRGDATVQFRDRDQQEQWEETVARLQNHEETVYSTVLDADGTLPQREIVADTDLSKATVSRTLDTLEGKGLVERKRRGMGNVVVLK, encoded by the coding sequence ATGGATCTGTCAGCCCTCCATGGGAAGCACCTGGGTGCGGCAGCCGTCTTCGTTGCCGCGATCTTCGTGCTTGCCACGCAGTTGATTACACCATCGCCAGTCATGGTCTCCGTTGGGGAAAACGGTACGGAGACCACCCAATTAGGCCAGTACTTTACCTATACTGACGTCGCGATTATCGCTGTTGCCGCTTCGCTTCTCGGTGCCAGTGGAACCTATCTATTCCTCCTCGAGTCTTTTACTACAGCCGCGACCGCTGGATCCAGCGGACGGTCCGTCGAAAGGACGGAGAACCGATCATCACCGACGGCACAGCCTCGGACAACTGAACGTACTGCGGTTACCCGTGGGGATGCGACCGTACAATTCAGGGACCGTGATCAGCAAGAGCAGTGGGAAGAAACGGTTGCTCGACTGCAAAACCACGAGGAAACCGTCTATTCGACCGTGCTCGATGCGGACGGCACACTCCCTCAACGAGAGATCGTCGCGGACACGGATCTCTCGAAGGCCACGGTTAGCCGAACACTCGACACCCTCGAGGGCAAAGGGTTAGTCGAACGGAAGCGGAGAGGAATGGGCAACGTCGTCGTTTTGAAGTGA
- the pstC gene encoding phosphate ABC transporter permease subunit PstC, with protein sequence MSTDAPDLTNDGARSFRGIAFKTFFAVCAFLSILTTLAIIGTLLYDAVDFFAAVPPLEFLTGTEWTPSNEVYGVWPLISGTLIITFGSAAIALPIGLLTAIYLSEYATERRRAYLKPALEVLTGVPTVVYGYFALVYVTPVLDRILPLGTFNALSASIMVGIMIIPMVSSISEDAMSSVPDSLRQASYGLGATKFTVSTSVVVPAALSGILSSYILALSRAIGETMIVAIAAGMTPRMIDLTDPGGMFLESVQTMTAAMVQIGASDVVGQSTEYKSLFAVGLTLFVITFAMNLFSEWVSSRYREVYR encoded by the coding sequence ATGAGTACTGACGCGCCCGATCTCACGAACGACGGCGCTCGCTCGTTCCGAGGCATCGCGTTCAAGACCTTCTTCGCGGTGTGTGCCTTCCTCTCGATCCTGACGACGCTGGCGATCATCGGCACGCTGCTGTACGACGCCGTCGACTTCTTCGCGGCCGTTCCCCCGCTCGAGTTCCTCACCGGGACCGAGTGGACTCCCTCGAACGAAGTGTACGGTGTCTGGCCGCTGATCTCCGGCACGCTGATCATTACCTTCGGCTCCGCCGCGATCGCCCTGCCGATCGGACTGCTGACGGCGATCTACCTCTCGGAGTATGCCACCGAGCGGAGACGGGCCTACCTCAAGCCCGCGCTCGAGGTGCTCACGGGTGTCCCGACGGTCGTCTACGGCTACTTCGCGCTCGTCTACGTGACGCCAGTACTCGACCGCATCCTTCCGCTGGGAACCTTCAACGCGCTGTCGGCGTCGATCATGGTCGGGATCATGATCATTCCGATGGTCTCCTCGATCAGCGAGGACGCGATGAGTTCGGTTCCGGACTCGCTTCGCCAGGCCAGTTACGGGCTCGGCGCGACGAAGTTCACCGTCTCGACGTCGGTCGTCGTCCCGGCCGCGCTGTCCGGCATCCTCTCGTCGTACATCCTCGCGCTCTCGCGGGCGATCGGTGAGACGATGATCGTCGCCATCGCCGCGGGGATGACCCCCCGGATGATCGACCTGACCGATCCCGGCGGGATGTTCCTCGAGTCGGTCCAGACGATGACCGCCGCGATGGTCCAGATCGGGGCCAGCGACGTCGTCGGACAGTCGACCGAGTACAAGAGCCTGTTCGCGGTCGGGTTGACGCTGTTCGTCATCACGTTCGCGATGAACCTCTTCAGCGAGTGGGTCTCCTCGCGCTACCGGGAGGTGTACCGCTAA
- a CDS encoding ArsR/SmtB family transcription factor encodes MTDATGRLERYLADELGECRDDDLEKRLDELESLDGEFAESTLERDVGVLSALANETRYRIVRLLVEADGELCVCELSPLLDVSQSAISHALSRLHEEGLVTRRKDGKWRKYEPTRRAIALVTALDGTRRRSSTRS; translated from the coding sequence ATGACCGACGCTACAGGTCGGCTCGAGCGATACCTGGCCGACGAACTGGGCGAGTGTCGCGACGACGACCTCGAGAAACGACTCGACGAACTCGAGTCCCTCGACGGCGAGTTCGCGGAGTCGACGCTGGAACGGGACGTGGGAGTCCTCTCCGCGCTGGCGAACGAAACTCGGTACCGGATCGTCCGCTTGCTGGTCGAGGCCGACGGCGAACTCTGTGTCTGCGAGCTGTCGCCGCTGCTCGACGTTAGCCAGAGCGCGATCAGTCACGCCCTCTCCCGACTGCACGAGGAGGGGCTGGTAACCCGGCGGAAGGACGGCAAGTGGCGCAAGTACGAACCGACACGGCGGGCGATCGCCCTCGTGACCGCGCTGGACGGGACGCGCCGTCGGAGCAGTACTCGATCGTAG
- a CDS encoding PstS family phosphate ABC transporter substrate-binding protein — translation MSKDSTGEPSSGLGRRRFLAGSAAVASTGLAGCAGTLADRAREVNVAGSSTVFPITEVVASEFSKERDDVTVSISQTGTGGGFSNFFCPGMTDINNASRGIADVEREQCGENGIDPIEFTVATDALTVVVSPDLEEVDCLTVEELREFWREGGADRWSDVRDEWPDEEIEFFGADTTSGTFDYFAETILEEDDTHRTDYHATERDRTIVQGIQGNQYAMGYFGFAYYDENPEQVKGLEIDDGDGCVGPSLETAREGEYTPLSRPLYIYAARESLERPEVRDFVRFYLERSSTDLINEVGYVPVSEEVRDENLEKFEEVVEEVVDE, via the coding sequence ATGTCGAAAGACTCCACTGGCGAACCGTCGTCCGGGCTCGGACGGCGGCGTTTTTTGGCCGGGTCGGCCGCGGTGGCGTCGACCGGGCTCGCCGGCTGTGCCGGCACGCTCGCGGACAGGGCACGGGAGGTAAACGTCGCCGGGAGTTCGACCGTGTTCCCCATCACCGAGGTGGTCGCGTCCGAGTTCTCGAAAGAGCGGGACGACGTGACCGTCTCGATCAGTCAGACGGGGACCGGCGGCGGCTTCTCGAACTTCTTCTGCCCCGGGATGACGGATATCAACAACGCGAGCCGCGGAATCGCCGACGTCGAACGGGAACAGTGCGGAGAGAACGGAATCGATCCGATCGAGTTCACCGTCGCGACGGACGCGCTGACTGTCGTCGTCAGCCCGGACCTCGAGGAAGTCGACTGCCTCACCGTCGAGGAACTCCGGGAGTTCTGGCGCGAAGGCGGTGCCGATCGCTGGAGCGACGTCCGTGACGAGTGGCCCGACGAGGAGATCGAGTTCTTCGGCGCGGACACGACCTCGGGGACCTTCGACTACTTCGCCGAGACGATCCTCGAGGAGGACGACACCCACCGGACCGACTACCACGCCACCGAACGTGACCGGACGATCGTCCAGGGGATCCAGGGTAACCAGTACGCGATGGGGTACTTCGGGTTCGCCTACTACGACGAGAACCCCGAGCAGGTAAAGGGCCTCGAGATCGACGACGGCGACGGCTGTGTCGGTCCATCGCTCGAGACTGCTCGCGAGGGCGAGTATACGCCGCTCTCCCGGCCGCTGTACATCTACGCCGCACGGGAGTCGCTGGAACGGCCCGAAGTGCGGGACTTCGTTCGGTTCTACCTCGAGCGGAGTTCGACCGATCTCATCAACGAAGTCGGCTACGTCCCGGTCTCCGAGGAGGTGCGCGACGAGAACCTCGAGAAGTTCGAGGAGGTCGTCGAGGAGGTGGTCGACGAATGA
- the pstB gene encoding phosphate ABC transporter ATP-binding protein PstB → MTQRTTTQTPTDRTDDRPTTEPATDAEPATDRSGSVADPVIESRDLDVYYGDDQALQSISMEIPEQQVTALIGPSGCGKSTFLRSINRMNDLIDVARVEGDLFFRGKNVYDDDVDPVALRRKIGMVFQKPNPFPKSIYDNVAYGLRVQGEDDGDLDEKVHTALERAALLDEVEGQLDTSGLELSGGQQQRLCIARAIAPDPEVILMDEPASALDPVATSKIEDLVEELAEEYTVVIVTHNMQQAARISDKTAVFLTGGRLVEFDDTNKIFENPEHDRVEDYITGKFG, encoded by the coding sequence ATGACCCAACGCACGACCACCCAGACTCCGACCGACCGTACCGACGACCGACCGACGACCGAACCAGCGACGGACGCCGAACCCGCAACCGACCGTTCGGGTTCGGTCGCCGATCCAGTGATCGAGTCGCGGGACCTGGACGTCTACTACGGCGACGACCAGGCACTACAGAGTATCTCGATGGAAATCCCGGAACAGCAGGTGACGGCGCTGATCGGCCCGTCGGGCTGTGGGAAGTCGACGTTCTTGCGGTCGATCAACCGAATGAACGACCTCATCGACGTCGCCCGCGTCGAGGGCGACCTCTTCTTCCGCGGGAAGAACGTCTACGACGACGACGTCGACCCCGTCGCCCTCCGCCGGAAGATCGGCATGGTCTTCCAGAAGCCGAACCCCTTCCCCAAGTCCATCTACGACAACGTCGCCTACGGCCTCCGCGTCCAGGGCGAAGACGACGGCGACCTCGACGAGAAAGTTCACACTGCCCTTGAGCGGGCCGCCCTCCTCGACGAGGTCGAAGGCCAGCTGGATACCAGCGGCCTCGAGCTGTCGGGCGGCCAGCAGCAGCGCCTGTGCATTGCGCGAGCGATCGCACCCGACCCGGAGGTCATCCTGATGGACGAGCCGGCGTCGGCGCTCGACCCCGTCGCGACCTCGAAGATCGAGGACCTGGTCGAGGAACTCGCCGAGGAGTACACGGTCGTCATCGTCACCCACAACATGCAGCAGGCGGCCCGCATCTCGGACAAAACGGCCGTCTTCCTCACCGGAGGCCGCCTCGTGGAGTTCGACGACACGAACAAGATCTTCGAGAATCCCGAACACGACCGCGTCGAGGACTACATCACCGGCAAGTTCGGGTAA
- the pstA gene encoding phosphate ABC transporter permease PstA, whose product MSSETDSTTETDLTDASESPRQPSFEQVSRTKDVAFRWLTLAAALVGIVALAALLLNVLVDALAIFDPANGPWVDWAFLTNPPSFSNPYNAGFFPAIVGSIALMILIALITFPLGVGAAIYLEEYASDGPLTRFIQLNIANLAGVPSVVYGLLGLGLFVGLLNIGFGTLLVAGFTVSLLILPIVIISAQEAIRSVPDSQRQASYGMGATKWQTIRNVVLPRAMPGILTGTILALGRAIGETAPLIMIGAPTAVFGVPNSLFSKISAMPMQIYTWADLPETEFQYGVVAAGVVTLLVILLSINSIAIVIRNRYQTQE is encoded by the coding sequence ATGTCTTCGGAAACGGACTCGACAACGGAAACGGATCTCACTGACGCATCGGAATCGCCACGACAACCGTCGTTCGAACAGGTGAGTCGGACGAAAGACGTCGCGTTCCGCTGGCTCACGCTGGCGGCGGCGCTGGTCGGCATCGTCGCGCTCGCCGCGTTGCTCCTCAACGTACTCGTGGACGCGCTGGCGATCTTCGACCCCGCGAACGGGCCGTGGGTCGACTGGGCGTTCCTCACGAACCCGCCGAGCTTCAGCAATCCGTACAACGCTGGCTTCTTCCCGGCGATCGTCGGCTCGATCGCGCTGATGATCCTGATCGCGCTGATCACCTTCCCGCTGGGCGTCGGCGCGGCGATCTACCTCGAGGAGTACGCAAGCGACGGGCCGCTGACCCGGTTCATCCAGCTCAACATCGCGAACCTCGCCGGTGTCCCCTCGGTCGTCTACGGGCTGCTCGGGCTCGGCCTGTTCGTGGGGCTGCTCAATATCGGATTCGGGACGTTGCTGGTGGCCGGCTTCACGGTGTCCCTGCTCATCCTGCCGATCGTCATCATCTCGGCCCAGGAGGCGATCCGCTCGGTGCCCGATTCACAGCGCCAGGCCAGCTATGGCATGGGCGCGACGAAGTGGCAGACGATCCGCAACGTCGTCCTCCCGCGGGCGATGCCCGGCATCCTGACCGGGACGATCCTCGCGCTCGGGCGGGCGATCGGCGAGACCGCGCCGCTTATCATGATCGGCGCTCCCACGGCCGTCTTCGGCGTTCCGAACAGCCTCTTCAGCAAGATCAGTGCGATGCCCATGCAGATCTACACGTGGGCGGACCTCCCCGAGACGGAGTTCCAGTACGGCGTCGTCGCGGCCGGCGTGGTGACGCTGCTCGTCATCCTGCTGTCGATCAACTCGATCGCGATCGTCATCCGCAACCGATACCAGACCCAGGAGTGA
- the arsB gene encoding ACR3 family arsenite efflux transporter, with amino-acid sequence MNDGDNVHEHGPDCGCPDCGDPRSMDVLDKYLTVWIFAAMAVGVGLGYVAPGVVAPIQEYHLVEIGLILMMYPPLAKVDYRRLPTVFRKWRVLSLSLLQNWLIGPTLMFLLAVVFFSGLVPPFPANPEYFLGLVFIGMARCIAMVLVWNDLADGSSEYAAGLVAFNSVFQILTYGVYVWFFALFLPPLLGMDALVAGIGAFEITVEQVFRAIAIFLGVPFAAGILTRLGGVHTRGEEWYDEEFVPKISPLTLVALLFTVIVMFATQGDNILAQPTDVLWIAVPLTIYFVVMFLVSFAMGRGIGADYSTTTAIGFTAASNNFELAIAVAVAVFGVGSGVAFATVVGPLIEVPVLLALVHVAIRLQERFDWTGYETGTLENAEGGVEVDRATETDD; translated from the coding sequence ATGAACGATGGAGACAACGTCCACGAACACGGGCCGGACTGTGGCTGTCCGGACTGTGGCGATCCGCGGTCGATGGACGTTCTCGACAAGTACCTGACCGTCTGGATCTTCGCGGCGATGGCGGTCGGCGTCGGACTCGGCTACGTCGCACCCGGCGTCGTCGCGCCGATCCAGGAGTACCACCTCGTCGAGATCGGACTGATCCTGATGATGTACCCGCCGCTGGCGAAGGTCGACTACCGGCGGCTGCCGACGGTGTTCAGGAAGTGGCGGGTGCTCAGTCTCAGTCTGCTGCAAAACTGGCTCATCGGACCGACGCTGATGTTCCTGCTTGCAGTGGTCTTCTTCAGCGGACTCGTCCCGCCGTTTCCGGCCAATCCCGAGTACTTCCTCGGGCTGGTCTTCATCGGCATGGCCCGCTGTATCGCCATGGTACTCGTCTGGAACGACCTTGCGGATGGTTCGAGCGAGTACGCCGCCGGGCTGGTGGCGTTCAACAGCGTGTTCCAGATCCTTACCTACGGGGTGTACGTCTGGTTCTTCGCGCTGTTTCTCCCGCCACTGTTGGGAATGGACGCTCTCGTGGCTGGGATCGGTGCGTTCGAGATCACCGTCGAGCAGGTCTTCCGCGCGATCGCGATCTTCCTCGGCGTTCCGTTCGCCGCGGGCATCCTCACCCGCCTGGGCGGGGTGCATACCAGGGGCGAAGAGTGGTACGACGAGGAGTTCGTCCCGAAAATCAGCCCCCTCACCCTGGTCGCACTGCTGTTTACGGTTATCGTCATGTTCGCCACACAGGGTGACAACATTCTCGCACAGCCGACCGACGTCCTCTGGATCGCGGTCCCGCTGACGATCTACTTCGTCGTGATGTTTCTGGTAAGCTTCGCGATGGGCCGTGGCATCGGTGCGGACTACTCGACGACGACGGCGATCGGCTTTACTGCCGCGTCGAACAACTTCGAACTCGCGATCGCGGTCGCCGTCGCCGTCTTCGGCGTCGGTTCCGGGGTCGCCTTCGCGACCGTCGTCGGCCCGCTGATCGAGGTTCCGGTTCTGCTGGCACTGGTCCACGTCGCGATCCGCCTCCAGGAACGGTTCGACTGGACGGGGTACGAAACCGGAACGCTCGAGAACGCCGAGGGTGGCGTCGAGGTCGATCGGGCGACCGAAACGGACGACTGA
- the pstB gene encoding phosphate ABC transporter ATP-binding protein PstB translates to MTANGGGPGTVSTSETGRPESGIGSVTDEDSRRDAEPAETIIESRDLDVYYGDDQALQSISMEIPEQQVTALIGPSGCGKSTFLRSINRMNDLIDVARVEGDLFFRGKNVYDDDVDPVALRRKIGMVFQKPNPFPKSIYDNVAYGLRVQGEDDGDLDEQVHTALERAALLDEVEDQLETSGLDLSGGQQQRLCIARAIAPDPEVILMDEPASALDPVATSKIEDLVEELAEEYTVIIVTHNMQQAARISDKTAVFLTGGRLVEFDDTNKIFENPEHDRVEDYITGKFG, encoded by the coding sequence ATGACCGCGAACGGCGGCGGCCCAGGAACTGTATCGACGTCCGAGACCGGCCGTCCGGAATCCGGGATCGGGTCGGTTACCGACGAAGATTCTCGCCGCGACGCCGAACCGGCCGAGACGATCATCGAGTCGCGGGACCTGGACGTCTACTACGGCGACGACCAGGCGCTACAGAGTATCTCGATGGAGATCCCGGAACAGCAGGTGACGGCGCTGATCGGCCCGTCGGGCTGTGGGAAGTCGACGTTCTTGCGGTCGATCAACCGGATGAACGACCTCATCGACGTCGCTCGCGTCGAGGGCGACCTCTTCTTCCGCGGGAAGAACGTCTACGACGACGACGTCGATCCCGTCGCCCTGCGCCGGAAGATCGGCATGGTCTTCCAGAAGCCGAACCCCTTCCCCAAGTCCATCTACGACAACGTCGCCTACGGCCTCCGCGTCCAGGGCGAAGACGACGGCGACCTCGACGAACAGGTCCACACCGCCCTCGAGCGGGCTGCCCTCCTCGACGAGGTCGAGGACCAACTCGAGACGAGCGGGCTGGACCTCTCCGGCGGCCAGCAGCAGCGCCTGTGCATTGCGCGAGCGATCGCGCCCGACCCGGAAGTGATCCTGATGGACGAGCCGGCGTCGGCGCTCGACCCCGTCGCGACCTCGAAGATCGAGGACCTGGTCGAGGAACTCGCCGAGGAGTACACGGTCATCATCGTCACCCACAACATGCAGCAGGCGGCCCGCATCTCGGACAAGACCGCCGTCTTCCTCACCGGAGGCCGCCTCGTGGAGTTCGACGACACGAACAAGATCTTCGAGAATCCCGAACACGACCGCGTCGAAGACTACATCACCGGCAAGTTCGGGTAG
- a CDS encoding RidA family protein, translating into MVESNVSRRNEPGESQEDPGTDRSRPSSAGCRQRESTASTGAFGQRIGRSDLVFLEGILPAADGRVGDEPIERQTERCLDRLEEVLAGYGLGLEDLVRVRVAMTDLDAESRRQVDDAYAERFDCEFPPRTVEGVCELPGDARIQLEAIAADE; encoded by the coding sequence ATGGTTGAATCGAATGTGAGTCGACGGAACGAACCGGGCGAATCACAGGAGGACCCTGGCACCGACAGAAGCCGACCGAGTTCCGCCGGATGCCGGCAACGGGAGTCGACGGCCTCGACCGGTGCGTTCGGCCAGCGAATCGGGCGGTCGGACCTCGTCTTCCTCGAGGGAATCCTCCCTGCTGCGGACGGGCGCGTCGGCGATGAACCGATCGAGCGCCAGACCGAACGCTGCCTCGATCGGCTCGAGGAGGTCCTCGCGGGCTACGGCCTCGGCCTCGAGGACCTGGTGCGTGTCAGGGTCGCGATGACGGATCTGGACGCGGAGAGTCGTCGGCAGGTCGACGACGCCTACGCCGAGCGGTTCGACTGCGAATTCCCGCCACGGACGGTGGAGGGTGTCTGTGAACTGCCGGGCGACGCCAGGATCCAGCTCGAGGCGATCGCAGCCGACGAATGA
- the phoU gene encoding phosphate signaling complex protein PhoU codes for MARKSYQEKLAELREDILYMSEVVMERLRMGLDALEQKNEDLAREVIEGDGEINRMYLDLEQECIDLLALQQPVASDLRFIAASFKIITDLERIGDLAVNLGEYTLDATRDLFPDVDVQSMGEITLEMVEDAMNAYDTENTDRCRELADRDDDLDDLAERASEIVVRDLIERELEAADEVEQLLQDVSRLLLTVRDLERVGDHAVNIAARTLYMVENDDELIY; via the coding sequence ATGGCTCGGAAATCTTATCAGGAGAAACTCGCGGAACTCCGCGAAGACATCCTCTACATGAGCGAAGTCGTGATGGAACGGTTGCGGATGGGGCTCGACGCCCTAGAGCAGAAAAACGAGGACCTCGCCCGGGAAGTGATCGAGGGCGACGGCGAGATCAACCGCATGTACCTCGACCTCGAGCAGGAGTGTATCGACCTGCTCGCGCTCCAGCAACCCGTCGCGAGCGACCTCCGCTTTATCGCCGCCTCGTTCAAGATCATCACCGACCTCGAGCGGATCGGCGACCTCGCGGTCAACCTCGGGGAGTACACCCTCGACGCGACGCGGGATCTCTTCCCGGACGTCGACGTTCAGTCGATGGGCGAGATCACCCTCGAGATGGTCGAGGATGCGATGAACGCCTACGACACCGAAAACACCGACAGGTGTCGCGAACTGGCCGATCGAGACGACGATCTCGACGACCTCGCCGAACGGGCCAGCGAGATCGTCGTTCGAGACCTGATCGAGCGCGAACTCGAGGCCGCCGACGAGGTCGAACAGCTCCTCCAGGACGTCTCGCGGCTCCTGTTGACGGTCCGGGACCTGGAACGGGTCGGCGATCACGCGGTCAACATCGCCGCACGGACGCTGTACATGGTCGAGAACGACGACGAACTGATCTACTGA
- a CDS encoding PAS domain S-box protein: MADPIRVLHVDDDAEFAELAATFLERADDRLSVVTATNVEAGLDRLEAGGIDCVVSDYEMPGRNGLEFLEAVRAAYPDLPFILFTAKGTDEVASEAISAGATDYVRKETGTGQYAVLANRIENAVERRRSEREADRFRRRLADLTENIPDCVWMFDAEWEELLFVSGYERVWGRSREALEEDPLDFLQAVHPEDRDLVEEVMEAASNGEANDFEYRIRRNGETGWVWVKCEPVFDEEGTVARIVGFTRDITERKTQERELERVTRRYRAYIENAMDVITVLEKDGTISYESAAIERVLGYEPDELVGENAFEYVHPEDRDRVLETFRSMTEQPVDAEPDRRRVEYRFEHADGSWVWLESVTSGVIDTALDGYVVNSRKISERKDRERTLSALHAAARRIGGADEPTAVYEALTETAERILEFDLVAIDVERDGYLIQEAWTLEVDDREYHDRTSLEEDSFATRAYTRQETIVVDDLRESEITPADPEYRSALTIPIGEFGTFQTVSSDVEAFDRHDREFAELLVGHATVKLAQLQDKRALHERTEQLERQNERLDEFVSVVSHDLRNPVSVAKGNLELARSDGPETVDEHLEEVEWALDRIDGLIEDLLSLARNGEEIGERERINLASLAERCWRSVATADATLEVECDRELEADAGRLQQLFENLVRNAIDHGGNDVTVRIGNLEDEDEDDGFYVADDGPGISEADREDVFDVGYSTSSDGTGFGLYIVKQIVDAHGWDVRVSDSVDGGVRFEITGVEFVE; this comes from the coding sequence ATGGCTGACCCGATTCGGGTCCTGCACGTCGACGACGATGCCGAGTTCGCGGAGCTCGCAGCGACGTTTCTCGAGCGAGCGGACGATCGGCTCTCGGTCGTCACCGCGACGAACGTCGAGGCGGGCCTGGATCGACTCGAGGCCGGCGGGATCGACTGCGTCGTCTCCGACTACGAGATGCCCGGTCGAAACGGTCTCGAGTTTCTCGAGGCCGTTCGAGCGGCGTATCCCGACTTGCCGTTCATCCTCTTTACCGCGAAAGGCACCGACGAGGTCGCAAGCGAGGCGATTTCGGCCGGCGCCACCGACTACGTCCGGAAGGAGACCGGGACGGGACAGTACGCAGTCCTCGCCAACCGGATCGAGAACGCCGTGGAGAGGCGGCGAAGCGAGCGGGAAGCCGACCGATTCCGACGGCGATTGGCGGACCTCACCGAGAACATCCCCGACTGTGTCTGGATGTTCGATGCCGAGTGGGAGGAACTGTTGTTCGTCTCCGGATACGAACGGGTCTGGGGACGCTCCCGGGAGGCCCTCGAGGAAGACCCCCTGGATTTCCTGCAGGCCGTTCATCCGGAGGATCGGGACCTAGTCGAAGAGGTGATGGAAGCGGCCTCGAACGGCGAGGCGAACGACTTCGAGTACCGGATTCGGCGGAACGGAGAGACGGGCTGGGTCTGGGTGAAGTGCGAACCCGTCTTCGACGAGGAGGGGACCGTGGCCCGAATCGTCGGCTTCACCCGCGACATCACCGAGCGCAAGACCCAGGAACGGGAACTCGAGCGCGTCACCCGTCGCTACCGGGCCTATATCGAGAACGCGATGGACGTCATCACCGTCCTCGAAAAAGACGGGACGATCTCGTACGAGAGTGCGGCCATCGAACGGGTGCTGGGCTACGAGCCCGACGAACTGGTCGGTGAGAACGCGTTCGAGTACGTGCATCCCGAGGACCGGGACCGCGTTCTGGAGACGTTCCGGTCGATGACCGAGCAACCGGTCGACGCCGAACCCGACAGGAGGCGAGTCGAATACCGGTTCGAACACGCCGACGGCTCGTGGGTCTGGCTCGAGTCGGTCACCAGCGGCGTGATCGATACCGCGCTCGACGGCTACGTCGTCAACTCTCGAAAGATCTCGGAGCGAAAGGACCGCGAACGGACGCTGTCCGCGCTCCACGCTGCGGCCAGACGGATCGGCGGCGCGGACGAACCCACGGCGGTCTACGAGGCACTCACCGAGACGGCCGAACGGATCCTCGAGTTCGATCTCGTGGCGATCGACGTCGAACGGGACGGTTACCTGATCCAGGAAGCCTGGACGCTCGAGGTCGACGACCGGGAGTACCACGATCGGACGTCACTAGAGGAAGACAGCTTCGCCACGAGGGCGTACACCCGCCAGGAGACGATCGTCGTCGACGACCTCCGTGAGAGCGAGATCACCCCGGCGGATCCGGAGTACCGCTCGGCACTGACGATCCCGATCGGGGAGTTCGGCACGTTCCAGACCGTCTCGAGCGACGTCGAGGCGTTCGACCGTCACGACCGCGAGTTCGCCGAACTCCTCGTCGGTCACGCGACGGTCAAACTCGCCCAGTTGCAGGACAAGCGCGCGCTCCACGAGCGAACCGAGCAGCTAGAGCGACAGAACGAGCGGCTGGACGAGTTCGTCAGCGTCGTTTCCCACGACCTCCGTAATCCGGTTTCGGTCGCGAAAGGGAACCTCGAGCTAGCCCGTTCGGACGGACCGGAGACGGTCGACGAACACCTCGAGGAAGTCGAGTGGGCGCTCGACCGTATCGACGGACTGATCGAGGACCTGCTGTCGCTCGCGCGCAACGGGGAGGAGATCGGCGAACGGGAACGTATCAACCTCGCGTCACTGGCCGAGCGCTGCTGGCGGAGCGTCGCCACGGCGGATGCAACGCTCGAGGTCGAGTGCGATCGGGAACTGGAGGCCGACGCCGGGCGGCTCCAGCAACTCTTCGAGAACCTCGTCCGGAACGCGATCGATCACGGCGGCAACGACGTGACGGTCCGGATCGGCAATCTCGAGGACGAGGACGAGGACGACGGGTTCTACGTCGCCGACGACGGACCGGGAATTTCGGAGGCGGACCGCGAGGACGTGTTCGACGTCGGTTACTCGACGTCCAGCGACGGGACAGGGTTCGGCCTGTACATCGTGAAACAGATCGTCGACGCCCACGGCTGGGACGTCCGTGTGAGCGACAGCGTCGACGGGGGCGTCCGGTTCGAAATAACGGGCGTCGAGTTCGTCGAGTAG